GAAGCTTCGGCCGGGTGGAGATCGAGGTCCCGCGCGCCAGGCTCAACACCGCCGATGGCAAGACGACGGAGTGGAAGAGCAAGGCGCTGCGGGCCTATCAGCGGCGCACGCTTGTCGCTGACGCGCTGATTGCGGGCAGCTATCTCGCTGGCACCAACACGCGCCGGGTGCGCCGCGCGCTCGCCGCCCTGTTTGGCGGCGCGGTCGGCAAGGACACCGTGAGCCGGGTCTGGCGCAAGGTGAAGACCGACTGGGAGGCATGGAACGCCCGCTCGCTTGTCGAAGAACCGATCGTGCGGCTCATCCTCGACGGCACGGTGGTGCGCGTGCGGCTCGACCGTAAGGCGACTTCCATCTCGCTGCTCGTCGTCATCGGCGTGCGCGAGGACGGCCAGAAGGTGCTGCTCGCGATCAAGAGCATGGGCGGCGAGAGCACCGAGGCTTGGCGCAGTGTCCTCGACGATTTGATCAAGCGCGGCCTACGACGGCCTGAGTTCCTCATTGTCGACGGCGCGCCGGGGCTGGAGAAGGCGATCGCCGCCGTGTGGGACGGCGTGCCGGTCCAGCGCTGCACGGTCCACAAGCACAGGAATCTGCTCGCGCATGCGCCCGAGCGGCTGCATGAGGAGATTGGCGCCGACTACACCGACATGATCTACGCGGCGACCTCAGAGGAGATCGAAGCTCGCCGCAAGGCCTTCATCCGCAAGTGGCGGCTCAAGCACCGTGCCGTGGCCGACAGCCTGGAGGAAGCCGGCGAACGCCTGTTCACCTTCACCCGCCTGCCGCCGAGCCAGTGGCGCAGCGCACGGACGACG
This genomic window from Candidatus Saccharimonadia bacterium contains:
- a CDS encoding IS256 family transposase, which codes for MTSITTKPDSSQPAAEATVDLFDNWFDPIETGVRERVREFIHAMIEGELDMSLSRPRYARGAKPSIGHGEGAIGAIGHRHGHRSRSLLGSFGRVEIEVPRARLNTADGKTTEWKSKALRAYQRRTLVADALIAGSYLAGTNTRRVRRALAALFGGAVGKDTVSRVWRKVKTDWEAWNARSLVEEPIVRLILDGTVVRVRLDRKATSISLLVVIGVREDGQKVLLAIKSMGGESTEAWRSVLDDLIKRGLRRPEFLIVDGAPGLEKAIAAVWDGVPVQRCTVHKHRNLLAHAPERLHEEIGADYTDMIYAATSEEIEARRKAFIRKWRLKHRAVADSLEEAGERLFTFTRLPPSQWRSARTTNAIERLHEEFKRRIKTQTVLPSAETAAMLFWALLASGQINMRKVDGWKTLATKPIDQPIDLAA